The Brachybacterium huguangmaarense genome contains a region encoding:
- a CDS encoding ABC transporter ATP-binding protein: MTSPAPGAAAGASADGREVLIELSGYSFQYRAQAVPTLHDIDLVVRRGEKIAIVGASGSGKSTLLAAINGLVPHHHRGTSTGTVRVAGLDPASVPLVETARRVGTVLQDTSGQFVGLTVAEDIAFSLENQQLPHAEMPARVTAAAAAAGIADHLDRAPQDLSGGQKQRVAIAGVLVDEVDVLVFDEPLAMLDPASGRAAIELIDTLHRDRGVTVVIVEHRLEDVLHRDVDRIVLMDAGRIVADCGPDELVASGLLEQHGIRPPLHVAALRYAGAPVTADQAPARAERIDLAEEQVAAVRAWVARAPRRPGAEELPAAPALDLQDVGCVIERPGDEPDVRALEGVSARIRRGEMVGIIGSNGAGKSTLARVICGFERNSEGTVLIDGADAGTWPLAERGEHVGFVLQEPGQMISRPLIAEEIALGLRARGLDAEEIARRTERVLEICGLRPFRSWPVSALSHGQKKRLTIASVLALEPDVLILDEPTAGQDFAHYTEFMDFLRSVNAHGTTVLLITHDMHLALEYTDRVLVVSGGRLLADAHPADVLTDDGITSRADLVTTGLYTLAQRCGLADASALVRRFVDVDRAARAIASPGEAAGVASTAGRSEG, translated from the coding sequence GTGACGTCCCCTGCGCCGGGAGCCGCCGCGGGCGCGTCCGCCGACGGACGCGAGGTCCTCATCGAGCTGTCCGGCTACTCCTTCCAGTACCGGGCGCAGGCGGTGCCCACGCTGCACGACATCGACCTCGTGGTCCGGCGCGGGGAGAAGATCGCGATCGTCGGCGCCTCGGGCTCGGGGAAGTCGACGCTGCTCGCGGCGATCAACGGGCTCGTGCCCCACCATCACCGCGGCACGTCGACGGGCACGGTGCGCGTCGCGGGCCTCGACCCCGCGAGCGTGCCGCTCGTGGAGACCGCGCGCCGGGTGGGGACCGTGCTGCAGGACACGAGCGGCCAGTTCGTGGGTCTCACGGTCGCCGAGGACATCGCCTTCAGCCTCGAGAACCAGCAGCTGCCGCATGCCGAGATGCCCGCGCGCGTCACGGCGGCGGCCGCCGCCGCCGGCATCGCGGACCATCTGGACAGGGCCCCGCAGGATCTCTCGGGTGGCCAGAAGCAGCGCGTCGCGATCGCCGGCGTGCTGGTCGACGAGGTCGACGTGCTCGTCTTCGACGAGCCGCTCGCGATGCTCGACCCCGCCTCGGGCCGCGCGGCGATCGAGTTGATCGACACGCTGCACCGCGACCGCGGCGTGACGGTCGTGATCGTCGAGCATCGGCTCGAGGACGTCCTGCACCGCGACGTCGACCGAATCGTGCTCATGGACGCGGGCCGCATCGTCGCCGACTGCGGGCCCGACGAGCTCGTCGCCTCGGGGCTGCTCGAACAGCACGGCATCCGGCCGCCGCTGCACGTCGCCGCGCTGCGCTACGCAGGAGCGCCCGTCACGGCCGACCAGGCCCCCGCGCGCGCCGAGCGGATCGACCTCGCGGAGGAGCAGGTCGCCGCCGTCCGCGCCTGGGTCGCCCGAGCGCCCCGGCGGCCGGGCGCCGAGGAGCTGCCCGCGGCCCCGGCCCTCGACCTCCAGGACGTCGGCTGCGTGATCGAGCGTCCGGGCGACGAGCCCGACGTACGAGCCCTGGAGGGCGTGAGCGCCCGCATCCGCCGCGGCGAGATGGTCGGGATCATCGGGTCCAACGGCGCCGGGAAGTCGACCCTCGCGCGGGTGATCTGCGGGTTCGAGCGCAACTCCGAGGGCACCGTGCTGATCGACGGGGCCGACGCCGGGACCTGGCCGCTCGCCGAGCGCGGGGAGCACGTCGGCTTCGTCCTGCAAGAGCCCGGCCAGATGATCTCCCGCCCCCTGATCGCCGAGGAGATCGCCCTCGGGCTGCGCGCCCGCGGTCTCGACGCCGAGGAGATCGCCCGCCGCACCGAGCGCGTGCTCGAGATCTGCGGGCTGCGGCCGTTCCGCTCGTGGCCCGTCTCCGCGCTCAGCCACGGCCAGAAGAAGCGCCTGACGATCGCGTCGGTGCTCGCCCTCGAGCCCGACGTGCTGATCCTCGACGAGCCGACCGCGGGACAGGACTTCGCGCACTACACCGAGTTCATGGACTTCCTGCGCTCGGTCAACGCGCACGGCACGACCGTCCTGCTCATCACCCATGACATGCATCTGGCGCTCGAGTACACCGATCGGGTGCTCGTGGTGTCCGGCGGGCGCCTGCTCGCCGATGCGCATCCGGCCGACGTCCTGACCGACGACGGGATCACCTCCCGTGCCGACCTCGTGACCACGGGCCTGTACACGCTCGCCCAGCGCTGCGGCCTGGCCGACGCCTCGGCTCTCGTGCGGCGCTTCGTGGACGTGGACCGTGCGGCGCGCGCCATCGCGTCGCCGGGCGAGGCCGCGGGCGTCGCCTCGACGGCGGGGAGGAGCGAGGGATGA
- a CDS encoding ECF-type riboflavin transporter substrate-binding protein: MARHTSPVVQVVAIGIGAALFFVLGRFASIPTPIPNTTINIQYAILAVFAVLYGPLAGLLIGIIGHVLIDATGFGIWVSWEAASAVFGLVVGLVMLRNRIHEGEFPVSTAVRFNVAVVVGHAIAWLLIAPLGDILIYGEPADKVFTQGVFAFVSNALTAGILGTIILAIYARTRTRTGSLTVEP; this comes from the coding sequence ATGGCCCGTCACACCTCACCCGTCGTCCAGGTCGTCGCCATCGGCATCGGCGCTGCGCTCTTCTTCGTGCTGGGGCGCTTCGCCTCGATCCCCACCCCGATCCCCAACACGACCATCAACATCCAGTACGCGATCCTCGCCGTCTTCGCCGTCCTGTACGGACCGCTCGCGGGGCTGCTGATCGGGATCATCGGCCACGTCCTCATCGACGCGACGGGCTTCGGCATCTGGGTCTCGTGGGAGGCCGCCTCGGCCGTGTTCGGGCTCGTCGTGGGGCTCGTCATGCTGCGCAACCGGATCCACGAGGGCGAGTTCCCCGTCTCGACGGCGGTGCGCTTCAACGTCGCCGTCGTCGTGGGCCACGCGATCGCATGGCTGCTCATCGCCCCGCTCGGCGACATCCTGATCTACGGCGAGCCCGCCGACAAGGTCTTCACCCAGGGGGTCTTCGCCTTCGTCTCCAACGCCCTGACGGCCGGGATCCTGGGGACGATCATCCTGGCCATCTACGCCCGCACGCGCACCCGCACCGGCTCGCTCACGGTCGAGCCGTGA
- the treS gene encoding maltose alpha-D-glucosyltransferase — translation MPLTNAQFNLQGPGVDYDPHWYRKAVFYEVLVRGFADGNGDGSGDFTGLIERLDYLQWLGIDCLWLPPFFASPLRDGGYDISDYESVLPEFGSITDFERLVSEAHRRGIRVIIDLPMNHTSDKHPWFLESRSDPEGPYGDFYVWSDTDEKYSEARIIFVDTEESNWTFDPVRRQFFWHRFFSHQPDLNFENPKVREAMFDVVKFWLDKGIDGFRADAIPYLYEEEGTNGENLPQTHEFLAELRAFVDTNWPGRVIIAEANQWPQDVVEYFGSPDAPECHMCFHFPVMPRLYYALREGSAAKIIDILADTPAIPAGAQWGTFLRNHDELTLEMVTGEERSAMLGWYAPDSRMRANIGIRRRLAPLLDNSRAEIELIHAMLLSLPGSPFLYYGDEIGMGDNIWLEDRDAVRTPMQWTPDRNSGFSEITDPGKLYLPVIQSLVYHYSTTNVEAQMATSSSLLNYVRWMLAIRKQHAAFGMGDYVNVPADSERVLAFTRTYDGSEHGEEAASHAETLLCVFNLSGQPVTTVLDLNAYPKRTVRDLFGGGEFPRIGEDGRVTLTLGGHGYFWLKIRPLRADGEPATETTAMPAIFVTDEESQPA, via the coding sequence GTGCCCCTCACCAACGCCCAGTTCAACCTGCAGGGACCCGGCGTCGACTACGACCCGCACTGGTATCGCAAGGCCGTCTTCTACGAGGTGCTCGTCCGCGGCTTCGCCGACGGCAACGGGGACGGCTCGGGCGACTTCACGGGCCTCATCGAGCGACTCGACTACCTGCAGTGGCTCGGCATCGACTGCCTCTGGCTCCCGCCGTTCTTCGCCTCCCCGCTGCGCGACGGCGGCTACGACATCTCCGACTACGAGAGCGTGCTCCCGGAGTTCGGGTCGATCACCGACTTCGAGCGCCTGGTCTCCGAGGCCCACCGCCGCGGCATCCGCGTGATCATCGACCTGCCGATGAACCACACGTCCGACAAGCACCCGTGGTTCCTCGAGTCGCGCTCCGACCCCGAGGGGCCCTACGGCGACTTCTACGTGTGGTCGGACACCGACGAGAAGTACTCCGAGGCGCGCATCATCTTCGTCGACACCGAGGAGTCGAACTGGACGTTCGACCCGGTGCGCCGCCAGTTCTTCTGGCACCGCTTCTTCTCCCACCAGCCCGACCTGAACTTCGAGAACCCCAAGGTCCGCGAGGCGATGTTCGACGTCGTCAAGTTCTGGCTCGACAAGGGCATCGACGGCTTCCGCGCCGACGCGATCCCCTACCTCTACGAGGAGGAGGGGACCAACGGCGAGAACCTGCCGCAGACCCACGAGTTCCTCGCCGAGCTGCGTGCCTTCGTCGACACCAACTGGCCGGGGCGCGTCATCATCGCCGAGGCCAACCAGTGGCCCCAGGACGTCGTCGAGTACTTCGGGAGCCCCGACGCCCCCGAGTGCCACATGTGCTTCCACTTCCCCGTCATGCCGCGCCTGTACTACGCCCTGCGCGAGGGCAGCGCCGCCAAGATCATCGACATCCTCGCCGACACCCCCGCGATCCCCGCGGGCGCGCAGTGGGGCACGTTCCTGCGCAACCACGACGAGCTGACGCTCGAGATGGTCACCGGCGAGGAGCGCAGCGCGATGCTCGGCTGGTACGCGCCGGACTCCCGCATGCGGGCGAACATCGGCATCCGGCGCCGCCTCGCCCCGCTCCTGGACAACTCGCGCGCGGAGATCGAGCTGATCCACGCGATGCTGCTGTCCCTGCCCGGCTCCCCGTTCCTGTACTACGGCGACGAGATCGGCATGGGCGACAACATCTGGCTCGAGGACCGCGACGCGGTGCGCACGCCGATGCAGTGGACCCCCGACCGGAACTCCGGCTTCTCCGAGATCACGGACCCCGGCAAGCTGTACCTGCCGGTGATCCAGTCGCTCGTCTACCACTACTCGACGACCAACGTCGAGGCGCAGATGGCGACCTCGAGCTCGCTGCTGAACTATGTGCGCTGGATGCTCGCGATCCGCAAGCAGCACGCGGCGTTCGGGATGGGCGACTACGTCAACGTGCCGGCCGACTCCGAGCGCGTGCTCGCCTTCACCCGCACCTACGACGGCTCCGAGCACGGCGAGGAGGCGGCCTCGCACGCCGAGACGCTGCTGTGCGTCTTCAACCTGTCGGGGCAGCCCGTGACCACCGTGCTCGACCTCAACGCCTATCCGAAGCGGACCGTGCGCGATCTGTTCGGCGGCGGGGAGTTCCCGCGCATCGGCGAGGACGGCCGGGTCACGCTGACGCTCGGCGGCCACGGGTACTTCTGGCTCAAGATCCGTCCGCTGCGCGCCGACGGCGAGCCGGCGACCGAGACCACGGCGATGCCCGCCATCTTCGTGACGGACGAGGAGAGCCAGCCGGCATGA
- a CDS encoding TetR/AcrR family transcriptional regulator, producing MSPTRRDGAAPAPRGGARPALRPYDDSLRDELVAAATAALTDGGPAALSVRALARDAGTSTQAVYSLFGGKEGLLDAVLAEGFAQLGIALASVAPDPDPLRALADLGRAYRAWAHESPSLYVAMFAPRGRGIDVGGLRGGRDGSRVRAQEPSAVLAAAIDGMLGPIREQAVRVVEQDRVHDPSSARARTRAEAIAHAGWAGVHGWVQLEQLRLRPLEQLRLRPGSGDGTAPAEAGGASPGAGERAFEAYLRALVTAVGTGIG from the coding sequence ATGAGCCCCACCCGCCGCGACGGGGCCGCTCCCGCCCCTCGCGGCGGAGCCCGGCCTGCGCTGAGGCCCTACGACGACTCCCTGCGCGACGAGCTCGTCGCGGCCGCGACGGCCGCCCTCACCGACGGCGGCCCCGCGGCCCTGAGCGTGCGGGCCCTCGCCCGGGACGCCGGGACCTCGACGCAGGCCGTGTACTCCCTCTTCGGCGGCAAGGAGGGGCTGCTCGACGCGGTGCTCGCGGAGGGGTTCGCCCAGCTCGGCATCGCGCTGGCCTCGGTCGCGCCCGACCCGGATCCGCTGCGGGCCCTCGCCGATCTGGGGCGCGCCTACCGCGCCTGGGCGCACGAGAGCCCGTCGCTCTACGTGGCGATGTTCGCCCCGCGCGGGCGCGGCATCGACGTGGGCGGCCTGCGGGGCGGACGCGACGGCTCGCGCGTGCGGGCCCAGGAGCCCTCGGCGGTGCTCGCCGCGGCGATCGACGGCATGCTCGGGCCCATCCGCGAGCAGGCGGTCCGCGTGGTCGAGCAGGACCGGGTGCACGATCCCTCGTCGGCACGGGCGCGCACCCGCGCCGAGGCGATCGCGCACGCCGGATGGGCCGGCGTGCACGGCTGGGTGCAGCTCGAGCAGCTCCGTCTGCGCCCGCTCGAGCAGCTCCGTCTGCGCCCGGGCTCGGGCGACGGCACCGCGCCGGCCGAGGCGGGCGGCGCATCTCCCGGGGCGGGCGAACGCGCCTTCGAGGCCTACCTCCGCGCGCTCGTGACGGCCGTCGGCACCGGGATCGGCTGA
- a CDS encoding LytR C-terminal domain-containing protein: MGLVADPHPDYPYAPDQFDREAETTSFHGAHRAEESFWRQNLLYVIIIAAAVLTLLVLLFVIGGMGRDNGGDAPAATSTASAPVEQQSPGASDGGGASTPAQEVSRDTPVLVVNAGGQNGMAGEWRDELTSKGWTKVDISTADSRQEQAVVFYRDEADAASANQLAQEVGLDGAQQSDEYDARITFVAVESPQD, translated from the coding sequence ATGGGGCTCGTGGCTGATCCTCACCCTGACTACCCGTACGCCCCGGACCAGTTCGACCGCGAGGCGGAGACGACGTCGTTCCACGGCGCCCACCGCGCCGAGGAGTCGTTCTGGCGTCAGAACCTGCTGTACGTCATCATCATCGCGGCCGCCGTGCTGACCCTGCTCGTCCTGCTGTTCGTGATCGGCGGGATGGGGCGCGACAACGGCGGCGACGCCCCGGCCGCGACCTCGACGGCCTCGGCGCCCGTCGAGCAGCAGTCGCCCGGCGCATCCGACGGCGGCGGCGCGTCGACGCCCGCCCAGGAGGTCAGCCGCGACACCCCGGTGCTCGTGGTCAACGCCGGCGGCCAGAACGGCATGGCCGGGGAGTGGCGCGACGAGCTCACCTCCAAGGGCTGGACCAAGGTCGACATCAGCACCGCCGACAGCCGTCAGGAGCAGGCCGTCGTGTTCTATCGCGACGAGGCGGACGCCGCGAGCGCGAACCAGCTCGCCCAGGAGGTCGGTCTCGACGGGGCGCAGCAGTCCGACGAGTACGACGCGCGCATCACCTTCGTCGCGGTCGAGAGCCCGCAGGACTGA
- the groL gene encoding chaperonin GroEL (60 kDa chaperone family; promotes refolding of misfolded polypeptides especially under stressful conditions; forms two stacked rings of heptamers to form a barrel-shaped 14mer; ends can be capped by GroES; misfolded proteins enter the barrel where they are refolded when GroES binds) codes for MAKLIEYDEEARRGLERGMNKLADAVKVTLGPKGRNVVLEKSWGAPTITNDGVSIAKEIELEDPYENIGAELVKEVAKKTDDVAGDGTTTATVLAQALVKEGLRNVAAGANPIALKRGIDKAVAAVSETLLEQAVDIETKDQIAHTAAISAGDPAIGELIAEALDKVGKEGVITVEDSNTMGLELELTEGMRFDKGYISPYFVTDAERQETVLDDPYILLMNSKISSVKDLLPLLEKVIQAGKPLAIISEDVEGEALAVLVVNKLKGSFKSVAIKAPGFGDRRKAMLEDMAILTGGQVISEEVGLKLDTAGLELLGQARKVVVTKDETTIVEGAGDAERIAARVKQIRTEIENSDSDYDREKLQERLAKLAGGVAVIKAGAATEVELKERKHRIEDAVRNAKAAVEEGIVAGGGVALLQAGKDTFSSLELAGDEATGAKIVKVAIEAPLKQIAVNAGLEGGVVAEKVKSLPVGEGLNAATGTYEDLLKAGIIDPVKVTRSALRNAASIAGLFLTTEAVVADKPEPAKAPAGGMDDGMGGMGGMM; via the coding sequence ATGGCCAAGCTCATCGAATACGACGAGGAGGCCCGGCGCGGCCTCGAGCGCGGGATGAACAAGCTCGCCGACGCCGTCAAGGTCACCCTCGGCCCCAAGGGCCGCAACGTCGTCCTGGAGAAGTCCTGGGGCGCCCCGACGATCACCAACGACGGCGTGTCCATCGCCAAGGAGATCGAGCTCGAGGACCCCTACGAGAACATCGGCGCCGAGCTCGTCAAGGAGGTCGCCAAGAAGACCGACGACGTCGCGGGCGACGGCACCACCACCGCCACCGTGCTCGCCCAGGCCCTGGTCAAGGAGGGCCTGCGCAACGTCGCCGCCGGCGCCAACCCGATCGCGCTCAAGCGCGGCATCGACAAGGCCGTGGCCGCGGTGTCCGAGACCCTGCTCGAGCAGGCCGTCGACATCGAGACCAAGGACCAGATCGCGCACACCGCCGCCATCTCCGCGGGCGACCCGGCCATCGGCGAGCTCATCGCCGAGGCCCTCGACAAGGTCGGCAAGGAAGGCGTCATCACCGTCGAGGACTCCAACACCATGGGCCTCGAGCTGGAGCTGACCGAGGGCATGCGGTTCGACAAGGGCTACATCTCGCCCTACTTCGTGACCGACGCGGAGCGCCAGGAGACGGTGCTCGACGATCCGTACATCCTGCTCATGAACTCGAAGATCTCGAGCGTCAAGGACCTGCTGCCCCTCCTCGAGAAGGTCATCCAGGCCGGCAAGCCGCTCGCGATCATCTCCGAGGACGTCGAGGGCGAGGCCCTCGCGGTGCTCGTGGTCAACAAGCTCAAGGGCTCCTTCAAGTCGGTCGCCATCAAGGCCCCCGGCTTCGGCGACCGCCGCAAGGCGATGCTCGAGGACATGGCCATCCTGACCGGCGGCCAGGTCATCTCCGAGGAGGTCGGCCTCAAGCTCGACACCGCCGGGCTCGAGCTGCTCGGCCAGGCGCGCAAGGTCGTCGTGACCAAGGACGAGACCACCATCGTCGAGGGCGCCGGCGACGCCGAGCGCATCGCGGCCCGCGTCAAGCAGATCCGCACCGAGATCGAGAACTCCGACTCCGACTACGACCGCGAGAAGCTCCAGGAGCGCCTCGCGAAGCTGGCCGGCGGCGTCGCCGTCATCAAGGCCGGTGCCGCCACGGAGGTCGAGCTCAAGGAGCGCAAGCACCGCATCGAGGACGCCGTGCGCAACGCCAAAGCGGCCGTCGAGGAGGGCATCGTCGCCGGTGGCGGCGTGGCTCTGCTCCAGGCCGGCAAGGACACCTTCAGCTCGCTCGAGCTCGCGGGTGACGAGGCGACCGGCGCGAAGATCGTCAAGGTCGCGATCGAGGCCCCGCTCAAGCAGATCGCCGTCAACGCCGGCCTCGAGGGCGGCGTCGTCGCGGAGAAGGTCAAGTCCCTGCCCGTGGGCGAGGGCCTGAACGCCGCGACCGGCACGTACGAGGACCTGCTCAAGGCCGGCATCATCGACCCGGTCAAGGTCACGCGCTCGGCGCTGCGGAACGCGGCGTCCATCGCGGGGCTGTTCCTCACCACCGAGGCCGTCGTCGCCGACAAGCCGGAGCCGGCCAAGGCTCCCGCCGGCGGCATGGACGACGGCATGGGAGGCATGGGCGGCATGATGTGA
- a CDS encoding DUF3263 domain-containing protein, whose amino-acid sequence MTSSARTPLSDQDRRILALEGRTFRYVGAKERMIREEFGMSPTAYFVRLNALLDEPAALEEAPALVHRLRGRRTSAQSEGPAGSGRVA is encoded by the coding sequence ATGACCTCGTCCGCGCGCACGCCCCTGTCCGACCAGGACCGGCGCATCCTCGCGCTCGAGGGCCGCACCTTCCGCTACGTCGGCGCCAAGGAGCGCATGATCCGCGAGGAGTTCGGGATGAGCCCGACCGCGTACTTCGTGCGTCTGAACGCGCTGCTCGACGAGCCCGCTGCCCTCGAGGAGGCGCCCGCCCTCGTCCACCGCCTGCGAGGGCGCCGCACGAGCGCGCAGTCCGAGGGTCCCGCCGGGTCGGGGCGCGTGGCCTGA
- a CDS encoding energy-coupling factor transporter transmembrane component T family protein, with product MSAPVLGYIDRPGWLHTLTGTAKLVLVVGVVVGAMIGFDPRYLVALAVLSVVLWVASRVRLRDLAVVLSIVGAFMVLNNVLIFLFAPGYGSDLFGTRHVLVHGPWRWDLTSEQLYYQLLVTLKYVAVLPSVLLFIATTRPPEFASSLNRVGVPYRFAYAVSLALRYIPDVQRDFRTISHAQQARGLDTSSRAALATRVRNLVSVLMPLLLGALDRIETVSAAMELRGFGRGRRRTWYDQRPLRARDAAVMALAVVLVVVPILLLAVDGGRYWNIFV from the coding sequence ATGAGCGCGCCCGTGCTCGGGTACATCGATCGGCCCGGCTGGCTGCACACGCTCACGGGCACCGCGAAGCTCGTGCTCGTCGTCGGCGTGGTGGTGGGCGCGATGATCGGCTTCGACCCGCGCTATCTCGTGGCGCTCGCCGTGCTGTCGGTCGTGCTGTGGGTGGCCTCGCGCGTGCGGCTGCGCGACCTCGCGGTCGTGCTGTCCATCGTCGGCGCCTTCATGGTGCTCAACAACGTGCTGATCTTCCTGTTCGCCCCGGGCTACGGGAGCGACCTGTTCGGCACCCGGCACGTGCTCGTCCACGGGCCGTGGCGGTGGGATCTCACGAGCGAGCAGCTCTACTACCAGCTGCTCGTGACGCTCAAGTACGTCGCCGTCCTGCCGAGCGTCCTGCTGTTCATCGCGACCACCCGACCCCCGGAGTTCGCCTCCTCGCTCAACCGGGTGGGCGTGCCGTACCGGTTCGCCTACGCCGTCTCCCTCGCGCTGCGGTACATCCCGGACGTCCAGCGGGACTTCCGCACCATCTCCCACGCCCAGCAGGCGCGCGGCCTGGACACCTCCTCGCGCGCGGCGCTGGCCACACGCGTCAGGAATCTGGTGTCCGTGCTGATGCCGCTCCTGCTCGGGGCGCTCGACCGCATCGAGACGGTCTCGGCCGCGATGGAGCTGCGGGGTTTCGGCCGGGGACGCCGCCGCACGTGGTACGACCAGCGCCCTCTGCGGGCGCGCGATGCGGCCGTGATGGCGCTCGCGGTCGTCCTGGTCGTCGTGCCGATCCTGCTGCTCGCGGTCGACGGCGGACGCTACTGGAACATCTTCGTCTGA
- a CDS encoding uracil-DNA glycosylase, with protein MPAPLADIIAPDWAAALAPVEGRIHEMGDFLRRETEDGRGYLPAGANVLRAFTRPLADVRVLVVGQDPYPTPGHPIGLSFAVESHVRPLPRSLANIYTELQDDLGIAPAPHGDLTAWQDQGVLLLNRVLTVRPGAPASHRGKGWELVTETAIRALVERGGPLVAILWGRDAQSLQPMLGDTPCITSPHPSPLSASRGFFGSRPFSRANELLERQGGTAIDWRIER; from the coding sequence ATGCCCGCACCGCTTGCCGACATCATCGCGCCCGACTGGGCCGCCGCCCTCGCCCCCGTGGAGGGGAGGATCCACGAGATGGGCGACTTCCTGCGCCGGGAGACGGAGGACGGGCGCGGCTACCTCCCTGCGGGCGCGAACGTGCTGCGGGCCTTCACCCGGCCGCTCGCCGACGTCCGGGTGCTCGTCGTCGGGCAGGACCCCTATCCCACCCCCGGTCACCCGATCGGGCTCTCCTTCGCGGTCGAGTCGCACGTGCGCCCGCTCCCCCGGTCGCTCGCGAACATCTACACGGAGCTGCAGGACGATCTTGGCATCGCACCCGCTCCCCACGGCGACCTCACCGCGTGGCAGGACCAGGGCGTGCTGCTGCTCAACAGGGTGCTCACGGTGCGGCCGGGCGCGCCGGCCTCGCATCGTGGCAAGGGCTGGGAGCTCGTCACCGAGACCGCGATCCGCGCGCTCGTCGAGCGCGGCGGCCCGCTCGTGGCGATCCTGTGGGGCCGGGACGCCCAGTCGCTCCAGCCGATGCTCGGCGACACGCCGTGCATCACGAGCCCGCACCCCTCGCCCCTGTCGGCCTCGCGCGGCTTCTTCGGCTCGCGCCCGTTCTCCCGCGCCAACGAGCTGCTCGAGAGGCAGGGCGGCACCGCGATCGACTGGCGCATCGAGCGCTGA
- a CDS encoding siderophore-interacting protein, with product MARSSVTCLDGEVLRIQDLGPTFRRITFGGPGMADFGIAGPALDMRLKLVIPPAGVGEDERFDLPGLVDRATEPGMSWYKEWLQVPEAERGAMRTYTVRAWRDAERELDVDLVLHTDADGHSGPAAAWAQHAAVGDRLHILGPHREFTGDTGGIEFEPGSSRDLLLAGDETAVPAIVSILGSLPPEATGCALLEVPRAEDVQPVTAPAGLDVRWLVRGDATVGSRLEDAVHEVVRTREAAGEDWGHGAATSGTAQDAELEEIDIDTTILWEVPHRLTAAAHASGPAAEGEADDARRFYAWIAGEAGVVKALRRYLVREVGVDRRQVAFMGYWRIGKAEG from the coding sequence GTGGCACGCAGCTCTGTCACCTGTCTGGACGGGGAGGTCCTGCGCATCCAGGACCTCGGCCCCACCTTCCGGCGCATCACCTTCGGCGGCCCCGGCATGGCCGATTTCGGCATCGCAGGTCCTGCCCTCGACATGCGCCTGAAGCTCGTGATCCCGCCTGCGGGCGTCGGCGAGGACGAGCGCTTCGACCTCCCCGGGCTCGTGGACCGCGCGACCGAGCCGGGCATGTCCTGGTACAAGGAGTGGCTGCAGGTCCCCGAGGCCGAGCGCGGGGCGATGCGCACGTACACCGTGCGAGCGTGGCGCGACGCGGAGCGCGAGCTCGACGTGGACCTCGTGCTGCACACCGACGCGGACGGACACAGCGGCCCGGCCGCCGCCTGGGCGCAGCATGCGGCGGTCGGCGACCGTCTGCACATCCTCGGCCCGCACCGCGAGTTCACGGGCGACACCGGCGGCATCGAGTTCGAGCCCGGTTCCTCACGGGACCTGCTGCTGGCCGGTGACGAGACCGCGGTCCCCGCGATCGTCTCGATCCTCGGCTCCCTGCCGCCCGAGGCGACGGGCTGCGCGCTGCTCGAGGTGCCGCGGGCCGAGGACGTCCAGCCCGTGACGGCTCCGGCCGGGCTCGACGTGCGCTGGCTCGTGCGCGGCGACGCGACGGTCGGATCGCGCCTCGAGGACGCCGTGCACGAGGTCGTGCGCACCCGCGAGGCCGCGGGAGAGGACTGGGGTCACGGCGCCGCGACGTCCGGAACGGCCCAGGACGCGGAGCTCGAGGAGATCGACATCGACACGACCATCCTGTGGGAGGTCCCGCACCGCCTCACTGCGGCCGCCCACGCGAGCGGGCCCGCCGCCGAGGGCGAGGCCGACGACGCCCGCCGCTTCTACGCGTGGATCGCGGGGGAGGCCGGCGTGGTCAAGGCGCTGCGCCGCTACCTCGTGCGGGAGGTGGGGGTGGACCGCCGCCAGGTCGCGTTCATGGGCTACTGGAGGATCGGCAAGGCCGAGGGCTGA